From a region of the Falsibacillus albus genome:
- the rnr gene encoding ribonuclease R, whose amino-acid sequence MEENIEKHVERLLTYMKDEAYKPLTVQELEEAFGIKDSSAFKDFVKALVHMEEKGLVVRTRSNRYGLPQKMNLVRGKLTGHAKGFAFVIPDEPGMDDIFIPPNHTNNAMHGDIVLARVSSESSGARREGEVVRIVERGVEETVGTYTESKHFGFVVPDDKKFGNDIFIPKNASMGAVEGHKVVVKITSYPEGRKNAEGEIIQILGHKNDPGVDILSIIHKHGLPQEFPDEVMDQAIQTPDSIDESEIKNRRDLRDQTIVTIDGADAKDLDDAVTVTKLDNGNYKLGVHIADVSYYVQEGSPIDQEAAERGTSVYLVDRVIPMIPHRLSNGICSLNPKVNRLTLSCEMEITEQGDVVHHEIFQSVIKTTERMTYSDVNKILVDKDEELIDRYKPLVPMFEKMEELAAILRRKRMNRGAIDFDFKEAKVLVDDEGKPSDVVLRERSVAEKLIEEFMLAANETVAEHFHWMDVPFIYRIHEDPKEDKLQRFFEFITNFGLIVKGTANAVHPRALQEIIESVQGQPEEMVVSTVMLRSMQQAKYDPDSLGHFGLSTEFYTHFTSPIRRYPDLIVHRLIRTYLIEGKLDESTRAKWDSHLPEIADHSSKMERRAVDAERETDDLKKAEYMEDKIGEEYDAIISSVTNFGMFVELPNTIEGLVHVSYMTDDYYRYDERQFAMIGERTGNVFRIGDEITVRVINVNKDEYSIDFEIVGMKNTKRRERGGEAKVLKAKTRARKPREKQGKAKGPQSEGTSDGWSTRPPKAKKKGRKFYEGAPNGGKPNKKRRKKR is encoded by the coding sequence ATGGAAGAAAACATTGAAAAGCATGTAGAAAGACTGCTTACCTATATGAAGGACGAGGCATATAAGCCGCTTACCGTCCAAGAGCTGGAAGAGGCATTTGGGATCAAGGATTCCAGCGCATTCAAGGACTTTGTGAAAGCATTGGTCCATATGGAGGAAAAAGGACTTGTCGTCCGGACTCGCAGCAACCGCTACGGGCTTCCTCAAAAAATGAATTTGGTCCGCGGAAAGCTGACTGGACATGCGAAGGGATTTGCGTTTGTCATACCGGATGAGCCTGGAATGGATGATATTTTCATCCCGCCGAATCATACGAACAATGCCATGCATGGGGATATCGTCCTTGCCCGTGTCTCGTCTGAGAGTTCAGGAGCGAGAAGAGAAGGCGAAGTTGTCCGCATCGTGGAGCGCGGTGTTGAAGAGACGGTTGGAACTTATACGGAAAGTAAGCATTTTGGCTTTGTCGTGCCTGATGATAAAAAATTCGGCAATGATATTTTCATCCCGAAGAATGCCAGCATGGGAGCTGTGGAAGGACATAAAGTAGTCGTCAAAATCACCTCCTATCCGGAAGGCCGCAAAAATGCAGAAGGGGAAATCATACAGATCCTTGGACATAAAAATGATCCTGGTGTCGATATATTATCGATCATCCATAAGCACGGCCTGCCGCAGGAATTCCCTGATGAAGTCATGGACCAGGCGATTCAAACACCAGACTCAATCGATGAGTCTGAAATAAAAAATCGCAGGGACCTTCGCGATCAAACGATCGTAACCATTGACGGTGCAGACGCAAAGGATCTTGATGATGCCGTCACGGTGACAAAACTGGATAACGGAAATTACAAATTGGGTGTACATATCGCGGATGTCAGCTATTACGTTCAAGAAGGTTCACCGATCGATCAGGAAGCGGCCGAGAGAGGAACGAGCGTCTATCTTGTCGACCGTGTCATACCGATGATCCCGCACCGGTTATCCAACGGGATTTGTTCATTGAATCCAAAGGTCAATCGATTGACGTTATCGTGTGAAATGGAAATCACAGAACAAGGCGACGTCGTCCATCACGAAATTTTCCAAAGTGTCATCAAAACGACCGAACGGATGACATATTCCGATGTAAATAAAATATTGGTCGATAAGGATGAAGAACTGATCGATCGCTACAAGCCTCTTGTACCGATGTTTGAAAAAATGGAAGAGCTCGCTGCCATCCTTCGCCGCAAGCGGATGAACCGCGGCGCCATCGATTTTGATTTCAAAGAAGCAAAAGTGTTGGTGGATGATGAAGGGAAGCCTTCTGATGTCGTGCTACGTGAGCGTTCCGTTGCGGAAAAGCTGATCGAGGAATTCATGCTGGCAGCCAACGAAACCGTGGCTGAGCATTTCCATTGGATGGATGTCCCATTTATCTACCGTATTCATGAAGATCCAAAGGAAGATAAGCTCCAGCGGTTCTTTGAATTCATTACGAATTTCGGGCTGATTGTCAAAGGTACCGCTAATGCTGTCCATCCTCGTGCACTTCAGGAAATCATTGAGTCGGTTCAAGGGCAGCCGGAAGAAATGGTCGTTTCAACCGTGATGCTGAGATCGATGCAGCAGGCAAAATACGATCCTGATTCATTAGGACACTTCGGGCTTTCAACGGAATTCTATACACATTTCACGTCGCCGATCCGAAGATATCCCGATTTGATCGTCCATCGATTGATTCGAACATATCTAATCGAAGGCAAGCTCGATGAATCGACAAGGGCAAAATGGGATTCCCACCTGCCTGAAATTGCTGACCATTCTTCTAAAATGGAAAGAAGGGCAGTAGATGCAGAGCGTGAAACGGACGATTTGAAAAAGGCTGAATACATGGAAGACAAAATCGGTGAGGAGTACGATGCCATCATCAGCTCCGTCACAAACTTCGGGATGTTCGTCGAGCTTCCGAATACGATTGAAGGCCTTGTCCATGTCAGCTATATGACTGATGACTACTACCGCTACGATGAACGACAATTTGCGATGATCGGGGAAAGAACTGGCAACGTCTTCCGAATCGGCGATGAAATCACGGTCCGCGTCATTAACGTAAACAAGGATGAATACTCGATCGACTTTGAAATCGTCGGCATGAAAAATACGAAGCGCCGGGAACGCGGTGGAGAAGCAAAGGTCTTAAAAGCAAAGACAAGAGCGCGTAAGCCTAGGGAAAAACAAGGCAAGGCGAAGGGGCCGCAATCAGAAGGAACTTCAGATGGATGGTCAACACGTCCGCCAAAGGCCAAGAAGAAAGGCCGAAAATTTTACGAAGGCGCCCCAAATGGAGGAAAGCCAAACAAAAAACGCCGTAAAAAAAGATAA